A genomic stretch from Brachyhypopomus gauderio isolate BG-103 unplaced genomic scaffold, BGAUD_0.2 sc43, whole genome shotgun sequence includes:
- the nt5c1ba gene encoding 5'-nucleotidase, cytosolic IB a: MSKDARCAVVQPNCDSTDEQDWAAAKAFFDSLKTTTKPRPPKPKNAVSIAVSSRTLFNMVKERKLYEEEGLERYVSYQLEHEDQPFTPGVAFPFVKALMTVNARLRELYPDSEELFDIVLMTNNHAQVGVRLINSINHYDLSIERFCMTGGESPIGYLKAYMTNLYLSKDSQKVQQAIEEGIAAATMFTSDNENELSDTQLRVAFDGDAVLFSDESEIIVKKHGLDTFFQHEKEFENKPLAQGPLKCFLEALGKLQRKFYAKNERIRCPIRTYLVTARSAASSGARVLKTLRSWGLEVDEALFLAGAPKGPLLQKIRPHIFFDDQMFHIEGAQELGTIAAHVPYGIGQKYHKSRPLEPNEAEK, encoded by the exons ATGAGCAAAGATGCCCGGTGTGCGGTTGTGCAGCCGAACTGTGACAGCACCGACGAACAAGACTGGGCTGCCGCAAAGGCGTTTTTTGACAGCTTGAAAACAACAACGAAGCCTCGTCCG CCGAAACCTAAAAATGCCGTCAGCATCGCGGTATCATCGCGGACTTTATTCAACATGGTGAAGGAAAGAAAGCTGTATGAAGAGGAGGGGCTCGAGAGATATGTATCCTATCAGCTGGAGCACGAGGATCAGCCTTTCACCCCGGGAGTCGCTTTCCCATTCGTCAAG GCCCTGATGACTGTGAACGCGCGTTTGAGGGAGTTGTACCCGGACAGTGAGGAACTCTTCGATATAGTCCTAATGACTAATAATCACGCCCAGGTTGGAGTTCGCCTCATCAACAGCATAAACCATTATG ATTTATCCATTGAGAGGTTTTGTATGACGGGGGGAGAGAGTCCGATCGGGTACCTGAAGGCTTACATGACCAACCTGTATTTGTCTAAAGACTCTCAAAAGGTACAACAGGCTATTGAAGAAG GAATTGCAGCAGCGACCATGTTTACCTCTGACAACGAGAACGAACTCAGTGATACTCAGTTACGCGTGGCCTTCGATGGAGACGCTGTCTTGTTTTCTGACGAGTCCGAGATCATTGTTAAGAAACACGGACTGGACACCTTCTTTCAGCATGAGAAGGAGTTTGAGAACAAACCTCTGGCACAG GGTCCCCTAAAGTGCTTCCTGGAGGCGTTAGGGAAATTGCAGAGGAAGTTCTATGCCAAGAACGAGAGAATCAGGTGCCCCATCCGCACCTACCTGGTGACGGCGCGCAGTGCGGCCAGCTCCGGAGCCCGCGTCCTCAAGACCCTGCGGAGCTGGGGTCTGGAGGTGGATGAAGCCCTCTTCCTGGCCGGCGCCCCCAAGGGACCCTTGCTGCAGAAAATAAGGCCTCACATCTTCTTCGATGACCAGATGTTCCACATCGAAGGCGCTCAAGAGCTGGGTACCATCGCTGCCCACGTGCCTTACGGGATCGGACAGAAATACCATAAGAGCAGGCCCTTGGAGCCAAACGAGGCAGAGAAGTGA
- the rdh14a gene encoding retinol dehydrogenase 14a → MMRGKTIIVTGANSGIGKATSRELFGRQGRVIMACRNRDRAEEAAREIRQQAGPEHGELLVKVLDLASLKSVRRFCDEIIKEEPKIDVLINNAGIYQCPYTKTEDNFEMQFAVNHLGHFLLTNLLLDLLKRSAPSRIIVVSSKLYKCGEINFDDLSSERSYDKAFAYGRSKLANLLFALELGRRMEGTGVTVNALTPGIVRTELGRHVHLPLLVRPLFSLVSWAFFKTPEEGARTSVYLACSPDVEGVQGKCFADCQEEELLPKATNEEVAKKLWDISEVMVGITT, encoded by the exons ATGATGCGAGGCAAAACTATCATTGTCACTGGGGCGAACAGTGGCATAGGAAAGGCCACGAGCAGGGAGCTGTTCGGCCGGCAGGGCCGGGTGATCATGGCGTGTCGGAACCGAGACAGAGCGGAGGAAGCGGCGCGGGAGATCCGGCAGCAGGCCGGGCCAGAACACGGCGAGCTCCTGGTTAAAGTCCTGGATCTAGCATCCCTAAAGTCAGTGCGCAGGTTCTGCGACGAGATCATCAAG GAGGAACCCAAGATAGACGTTCTGATCAACAACGCTGGAATCTACCAGTGCCCCTACACTAAGACGGAGGATAACTTCGAGATGCAGTTTGCCGTCAATCACCTGGGTCACTTCCTCCTTACCAACCTGCTGCTGGACCTTCTGAAGCGCTCCGCCCCCAGCCGCATCATCGTGGTCTCCTCCAAGCTCTACAAGTGCGGCGAGATCAACTTCGACGATCTGAGCAGCGAGCGTAGCTACGACAAGGCGTTCGCCTACGGGCGGAGCAAGCTGGCGAACCTGCTCTTCGCGCTGGAGCTCGGCCGCAGGATGGAGGGCACGGGGGTGACCGTCAACGCCCTCACCCCCGGCATCGTGAGGACGGAGCTGGGCAGACACGTGCACCTTCCCCTGCTGGTGAGGCCCCTGTTTAGCCTGGTCTCCTGGGCCTTCTTCAAAACGCCGGAGGAGGGCGCCCGCACGTCCGTCTACCTCGCCTGCTCTCCAGACGTGGAGGGCGTCCAGGGCAAATGCTTCGCAGACTGCCAGGAAGAGGAGCTTCTTCCAAAAGCCACAAATGAAGAGGTGGCGAAGAAACTGTGGGACATTAGTGAGGTTATGGTGGGCATCACCACCTAG